In Sulfitobacter guttiformis, the genomic stretch CCGAGCAAGGAGAAGAATACCAAAATTAACTTCACAGATGTTTAATATTTAAAGGCTGTTCATTCATGCTCTGGACCAGATTGTCTGATCAGGATGAAATTTCCCGCTAATAATCAGGAGAAGCAGCCATAATTCAATCAATGATAGCCAAGTGAATTTAACAGTATTCCTCCGACGAGGCTATCCAATCCCGGCACGCAGATCCATAGGCACTTCCCCTGTAATCGGTATGCACATGTCCGAAAGCATTCACAGAAGACGGCAGCAAAATTCATATTCACTCATAACAAAGGCCCCCCCATTCGGGGAGGCCTCTGCATTTACGAGATCGCGGAATGGCCTTGCGACCGCCTCGCTTACTCGGTGATTTTTGACACAACACCCGCGCCAACAGTGCGGCCGCCTTCGCGGATCGCAAAGCGCAGACCATCTTCCATCGCGATCGGTGCGATCAGCTCTACGTTGAACTGAAGGTTGTCGCCCGGCATAACCATTTCAGTGCCTTCTGGCAGCTGTACAGTACCGGTCACATCCGTCGTACGGAAGTAGAACTGTGGGCGGTAGTTCGCAAAGAATGGCGTGTGACGGCCACCTTCCTCTTTGGTGAGGATATACGCCTCTGCAGTGAACTTGGTGTGTGGCATAACCGACTTTGGCTTACACAGAACCTGACCACGCTCAACGCCTTCACGGTCGATACCGCGCAGCAGAACACCAACGTTATCACCAGCTTCACCACGATCCAGCAACTTGCGGAACATTTCAACGCCTGTGCAGGTCGTTGTTTTGGTGTCGCGGATACCAACGATCTCGATGCTGTCGCCAACGTTGATCACGCCACGCTCGATACGGCCTGTCACAACTGTACCACGACCGGAAATCGAGAACACGTCTTCCACCGGCAACAAGAACGGCTGGTCAACAGCACGTGCAGGTGTCGGGATGTACTCGTCAACAGCGGCCATCAGAGCAACAATCGACGACTCGCCGATTTCTGGCTGGGTGCCGTTCATTGCATGCAGCGCGGACCCGGGGATGATCGGGATGTCGTCGCCGGGGTACTCGTACTTCGAGAGCAACTCGCGGATTTCCATTTCAACCAGCTCGAGCAGTTCGGCGTCGTCGACCTGATCAACCTTGTTCATGTACACAACCATGTACGGAATACCAACCTGACGACCAAGCAGGATGTGCTCGCGCGTCTGTGGCATCGGGCCGTCTGCTGCGTTCACAACAAGGATCGCGCCGTCCATCTGCGCCGCACCGGTGATCATGTTCTTCACATAGTCCGCGTGGCCGGGGCAATCGACGTGCGCATAGTGGCGCGACTCTGTCTCATACTCGACGTGGGCTGTGGAAATCGTGATGCCGCGTGCTTTTTCTTCGGGCGCGCCGTCAATCTGGTCATAGGCTTTGAAATCACCAAAATACTTCGTGATCGCAGCTGTCAGTGTCGTCTTACCGTGGTCAACGTGGCCAATCGTGCCAATGTTGACGTGCGGTTTGTTACGTTCAAACTTTTCCTTTGCCATGGTGGTGGCTCCTTAATGTTCAATGTGGGTTGGATCGGTGCGCGAGTAGCCCGCGCACCGATCGGATTATGCAAATTTAGCTTGGATCTCGTCAGAGATGTTCTGTGGTACGGCCTCGTAGTGGTCGAACTGCATGGTGAAGTTCGCACGACCCGAAGACATCGAACGCAACGTGTTGATGTATCCGAACATGTTCGCAAGCGGTACGAAGCAATCGATTGCAATCGCGTTACCGCGAGTGTCCTGCCCCTGAACCTGACCGCGACGCGATGTCAGATCCCCGATGATACCGCCGGTGTACTCTTCCGGTGTGATAACTTCGACTTTCATGATCGGCTCGAGCATCTTTGCGCCCGCCTTTTTCATACCTTCGCGCATACCCATGCGGGCAGCAATCTCGAACGCCAAAACGCTGGAGTCCACATCGTGGAACTTACCGTCGATCAAGGCAACCTTGAAGTCGATGACAGGGAAGCCTGCAAGCGGGCCTGAGTCCAGCACGGACTTGATGCCTTTCTCAACGCCTGGGATGTATTCCTTCGGTACAGAACCACCAACAACGCGGCTCTCGAAAGAGTAACCTTCGCCAGGCTCGGTCGGCATCAGGATCATCTTCACTTCTGCGAACTGACCGGAACCGCCGGACTGTTTCTTGTGAGTGTAGGTGATTTCTGCCTCGCGCGAGATCGTCTCGCGGTATGCAACCTGAGGCGCACCGATGTTGGCTTCGACTTTGAATTCACGCTTCAAACGGTCCACTAGGATATCAAGGTGCAATTCGCCCATACCCTTCATGATAGTCTGGCCGGATTCAATATCTGTCTCTACGCGGAAGGATGGATCCTCGGCGGCAAGACGGGCAAGACCCATCGACATTTTCTCTTGGTCAGCCTTTGTTTTCGGCTCAACCGCGATTTCGATAACCGGTTG encodes the following:
- the tuf gene encoding elongation factor Tu; amino-acid sequence: MAKEKFERNKPHVNIGTIGHVDHGKTTLTAAITKYFGDFKAYDQIDGAPEEKARGITISTAHVEYETESRHYAHVDCPGHADYVKNMITGAAQMDGAILVVNAADGPMPQTREHILLGRQVGIPYMVVYMNKVDQVDDAELLELVEMEIRELLSKYEYPGDDIPIIPGSALHAMNGTQPEIGESSIVALMAAVDEYIPTPARAVDQPFLLPVEDVFSISGRGTVVTGRIERGVINVGDSIEIVGIRDTKTTTCTGVEMFRKLLDRGEAGDNVGVLLRGIDREGVERGQVLCKPKSVMPHTKFTAEAYILTKEEGGRHTPFFANYRPQFYFRTTDVTGTVQLPEGTEMVMPGDNLQFNVELIAPIAMEDGLRFAIREGGRTVGAGVVSKITE